A DNA window from Coffea arabica cultivar ET-39 chromosome 6c, Coffea Arabica ET-39 HiFi, whole genome shotgun sequence contains the following coding sequences:
- the LOC113695462 gene encoding calmodulin-7, which yields MADQLTDDQISEFKEAFSLFDKDGDGCITTKELGTVMRSLGQNPTEAELQDMINEVDADGNGTIDFPEFLNLMARKMKDTDSEEELKEAFRVFDKDQNGFISAAELRHVMTNLGEKLTDEEVDEMIREADVDGDGQINYEEFVKVMMAK from the exons aTGGCTGATCAGCTGACTGATGATCAGATCTCTGAGTTCAAGGAGGCTTTCAGCCTTTTTGACAAGGATGGAGATG GTTGCATCACCACTAAGGAGCTTGGGACAGTGATGAGGTCGCTGGGGCAGAACCCTACTGAGGCTGAGCTCCAGGACATGATAAATGAAGTTGATGCTGATGGAAATGGGACCATAGATTTCCCAGAATTTCTAAATCTCATGGCAAGGAAGATGAAGGATACCGACTCTGAGGAGGAGCTAAAAGAAGCATTCCGAGTTTTTGACAAGGATCAAAATGGCTTTATTTCTGCTGCTGAGCTTCGCCATGTCATGACTAACCTTGGGGAGAAGCTTACAGACGAGGAAGTTGATGAGATGATCAGAGAGGCTGACGTTGATGGTGATGGACAAATCAACTATGAAGAGTTTGTCAAGGTTATGATGGCCAAGTGA
- the LOC113695461 gene encoding ubiquitin-conjugating enzyme E2 22-like: MATNENLPPNVIKQLAKELKNLDEIPPEGIKVGVDDDNFSTIYADIEGPAGTPYENGIFRMKLILSHDFPHSPPKGYFLTKIFHPNIATSGEICVNALKKDWNPSLGLRHVLMVIRCLLIEPFPESALNEQAGKMLLENYEEYARHARIYTGIHALKSKPKFKTGGISESTTALKVDHLNNSAYSVDPKNAVSGAALPLPVPVVVPSANATNGGNNHDQLVDLPSAMDAGVGASATPCMQKKEVLFAKVPSDKKKMDARKKSLKRL; this comes from the exons ATG GCAACAAATGAGAATCTTCCGCCAAATGTGATTAAACAACTTGCTAAGGAATTAAAGAATCTTGATGAAATACCTCCTGAGGGCATTAAAGTTGGTGTAGATGATGACAATTTTTCGACTATATATGCTGACATTGAGGGCCCAG CTGGAACTCCATATGAGAATGGCATTTTTCGTATGAAGTTGATATTGTCTCATGATTTCCCACATTCACCCCCAAAAG GGTACTTTCTTACAaagatttttcatccaaatattGCAACAAGTGGTGAGATCTGTGTGAATGCATTGAAAAAGGATTGGAATCCTAGCCTTGGCTTGCGGCATGTTTTAATg GTTATTAGATGTTTGTTGATTGAACCATTTCCGGAATCAGCCTTGAATGAGCAGGCTGGCAAAATGTTACTTGAAAATTATGAGGAGTATGCCCGGCATGCAAG GATCTACACGGGAATACATGCACTCAAATCAAAGCCAAAGTTCAAAACAGGAGGAATTTCTGAGTCTACAACTGCCTTAAAAGTTGACCATCTGAATAACTCAGCTTATAGTGTTGATCCCAAGAATGCGGTATCAGGTGCAGCTCTTCCGCTTCCAGTTCCAGTGGTAGTCCCTTCTGCAAATGCCACCAATGGAGGAAATAATCATGATCAACTGGTTGACCTTCCTTCAGCCATGGATGCAGGAGTAGGTGCATCAGCAACACCTTGTATGCAAAAGAAGGAAGTTTTATTCGCCAAAGTTCCTTCtgacaagaagaaaatggatgcaagaaagaaaagcttgaaGAGATTGTGA